A segment of the Fusobacterium ulcerans genome:
TGGAATCTGAATTGTTTGGTTATGAAAAAGGAGCTTTTACAGGTGCTTCTTCTCAGGGGAAAAAAGGATTGTTTGAGGCAGCTAATGACAGTACACTTTTTTTAGATGAAATTAATTCCTTGCCATTAGCTTTACAGGGAAAAATTTTAAGGGCCATTGAAACAAAAACAATAAGCAGAATTGGTTCTACTGTTACTAGAAAAGTCAATTTTAGATTGATTACTGCTGCCAATGAAGATTTGTTAAAAATGGTTCATGAAAAGAGATTCAGAGAAGATTTATATTATAGATTAAATATTGTTCCAATCTATCTTCCACCTTTATGTGAAAGAAAGGAAGATATTTTACCTTTAGTAGAACATTTTAGAGAATACTACTGCAATAGCTATAATAAAACTAAAATATTTTCTAAAAAAACTCTTAAAGCTATATTAAATTACAACTGGCCTGGAAATATCAGAGAACTTAGAAATTTTGTAGAAAGAAGTTTTATTATGATTACTGGAGAAGTGATTGAACTCTCAAACATAGATCCACTTTTATTTATAGAACAAACACCTCCTTTAGCTTTAAATTCTTCTAATGATCAATTTATATTTCAGGAGGAGACAGAAATTAAAGATCAATCTTTAAATGAATATTTAGAGGAATGTGAGAAGAAGTATATTCAATATGCTTTGGAGAAATATGGAAGTACTTATAAGGCAGCTGAATTTCTAAAAACAAGTCAAACTATGATTGCAAGAAAAAAGAAAAAATACAATCTTTAGAATAAGTTGTTTTTGACTTGTATCTAAGTTGGTTTTAAATTACAAGTTAAAATTGACTTGGTTGAAATTCATAAAGGGGGAAATATAATAGTGAAATATGAACATACAGATGAAAATGATAGAAACTTTCTTTTATTATGTGATGAACTTATACTTTTATTTGATCAAATAATTGGTGATAAAGAAAAAGACATAGATCAAAAAAGATTTACCAAAACTAATAATATTCAAGATGTTATTATTGCCTATGAAGATAATTTGCCGGCAGGGTGTGTAAGCTTTCGTAAATATGATGCTGAGAGTGCAGAAATGAAAAGACTTTATGTTAAAAAAATATATAGAAAAAAAGGAATAGCATATACATTGATAAAGATGATAGAGAAGTCTGCCAAAGATAAAGGATACAAATATATGGTTTTGGAAACTGGAGAAAGTCTGGAAAAAGCAATGTCTCTATATCAGAAAATGGGTTATACAATCATAGATAATTTAGGAACTTATGGTGGAATGGGAAGTTCATTGCTGATGAAAAAGAAACTATGACCTTTTATATTTGCAATTAACAAATTAGAAATGTAATTATTTGATATAGTATCTAAGAATTAAATTTCAACTGAACAGCAATGAAAGAATTATAATAAACTTTATTAAGAATAAAATAAGGGGGATTAAGAAAATAATGATAAATTCAGAAAAAGTATGGATTGGAAATATATATCGTCCGCCCAGTGAAGCCTACAGCATCATACTGCAAGTCACAATTGGGTGTTCTCATAATAAATGTACTTTTTGCAGTATGTATAAAAGTAAAAAGTTTTCTATAAAACCAATAGAAAAAATAAAAAGCGAAATAGAATATTTTAGAAAAAGGGTAAAGTATGCTGAGAGAATCTTTCTTGCTGATGGAGATGCTATGATAATTCCTACAGAAATGCTTTTGGAAATATTAGCATATATAAAGAAAGTATTTCCAGAGTGTAAAAGAATATCTTCTTATGCTACTCCTAAGTCTATAGAATTAAAAACAAATGATGAACTCAGAAAAATAAGAGAGAGTGGAATATCTCTACTATATATAGGACTGGAAAGCGGAGATGATAAAGTTCTGGAAAAGATAAATAAAGGGGTTTCTTCAGATGAACTTACTGCTTTATGTAAAAAAGCAAAAGAAGCAGGATTTTTTCTTTCAGTTACTTTCATAGCTGGAATATTAGGAAAAAAAGACTGGAAAGATCATGCTGTAAACACTGGGAAATTAATAAGCAGGATAGAACCAGATTATGTAGGAATCCTCAGTCTCATGCTGGAAGAAGGAACAGAAATATATACTGAATATCTTAAAGGAGAATTTCAAGAAGCAGAAGGAATTGATATATTAAAAGAAATAGAAAAAATGATAGAAAATATAAATGTAAAAGCCCCTGTTATCTTTAGGGCAAATCATGCTTCTAATTATCTGAACCTTGGAGGTACATTTCCACAGGATAAAGAGAGACTTATTTCTCAAATAAAGGATGCTTTAGATAGATATGATGTAAAAGATAAAAAATATAGAAGGCTTTAAATATTAGAAAATCAGATAATATTTTCTTAAAATTTATTACTTTTCTTTTAAAGAAGAATTATTCATCTAAAATATTTATAAAAAAATATACATATTTGGAATATATGATGAAAGATAAAAAAATATTAAATAAAAACAGAACTTGAAATAAAAAGTCAAGTTCTTTTTTTCGACCTGCTGATAAGCGAGTAAAATCAAGGGTGATAAATGATATACATATTATCAAAGAACAATATATATGGAAAATATTTGAATATAACACAAGATATAGTATAATAGATGAAGAACAATTACAAATATGGGAGGAAAGACACAATGCATAAAATAGAAGTAATTAAGAGGAATGGCTCTATTGTGACTTTTAACAAAGAAAAAATAGAAAAAGTTTTAGAAAAAATAGATAAGGAAGTAAAATTCATTGATAAAGTTACCATTAAACAAATGATGGATGACATTGTAATAAAAATTAATGGACATACAAGAATGTCAGTGGAAGCTATACAAGATATAGTTTTCTATACTTTATGTACTAATGGATTGTTTGAACAGGCTAAAGCTTTCCAAACATATAGGACACAAAGAGCAGAACAAAGATTAAAAGAAGCTAATGGTGTATTTAGACATATGACTGATATAGTAGATGTAGGAGATAGAGAGAACAGCAATAAAAACTCTATGCTTCCTTCAGTACAAAGAGATTTGATTGCTGGAGAATATTTCAGATATATACTTGAAAAGAATATAGATAAGGAATTATGGGCAGCTCATAGAAAAAAAACTATACACTGGCATGATTCAGATGTAGATACTAAGCTTACTAACTGTTGTCTGTTCAATATAGAGGACATGCTTAGAAATGGAACTAGAATAACTAATGCAGATGTTTGCCAGCCAAACTCTGTAGGAACAGCTATGAATATTGCTATGCAGATAATGGCAAGTATTTCAGCCAGTCAATATGGTGGAGTTTCTCTTCCAAACTTCAATGAAGTGTTTGCTGAATATGCAAAGAAAAACTTTAAGAAAAATTTCATGAGAGCTTATAATGATAAATTATCTACTGAAACAAATATCTCAAGGGTAACTGAAGAAGATATAGAGAAAGAGTTTGGAGAAATAAATTCAGGAAATGAAAAACTTGCTGCTGAAAAACATGTTGAATTTCAAATTGCTAAAGAAAGAACAGCAAAGGACATCTATGATGCCTGTCAATTATTTGAATATCAGACTAACAGTATATTAGGAAGTGCAAGTCAGACTCCATTCAGTACAATTACTTTTAATATTCCTACATCTTGGGAATCTGAGCATATAATATTATCTTATCTTAAAGTAAGACAAACAGGACTTGGAGAAAAGCATATACCAGCTATTTTCCCAAAACTTTCTTATATGGTGGTAGATGGCTACAACTTTAAAAAGGGAGATAAATATTTCTATATTACAGAAGAAGTGTCTAAATGTATAGCAAATACTTATTATCCTGATATTTTATTCTACTCTAAAGATGATTATGATGCAGGAAAATATTATGCTAGAATGGGATGTCGTAGCAGAGTAAATCATGAGTATCAAGTTGATGGACAATATCAGCACTATGGAAGATTTAACTATGGAGTGGCAACACTGAATGTACCTCAAATTGCTTTAGATGTATTAAAAGATGAACGTTATGGAGGAGCAGAGGGAAATAGACTGGAAAGATTCCTTGATATTCTTGAAAAAAGAAAAGATCTTATGAAAAAAGCTATACAAACAAGATTTGAAAATGTAAGACACCTTCAGGCTAAAAAAGCTCCTATTTTATTCCAGTATGGAGGAATAGCAAGATTAGAACCAGATGACAGCATTGAGGAATTATTAAAAACTGACAGAGCTTCTGTATCTTATGGATTCCTTGGATTAGATGACGCTGTAAGAATATTATCAGATGATAAGGAAAATATATCTACAGAAAAAGGTCATGAAATGGGTATTGCTATAATGGAAGCTATCAGAAAACAAGCTGATGAAATAAAAGTAGAAACAGGACTACCTGTATCTGTATATGGTACTCCTGCTGAAAGTTCAATAGCAACATTCTTCAGCAAAGATGTTGAGAACTATGGAGATATAATGCCAGAATGGTTGAGAGAAAGAGAGTACTATACAAACTCATTCCATTTCTCATCTGAACTGCCAATAGATTCTTTTGATAAAATAGATGTAGAAGCACCATTTATTAAATACTGCAATGGTGGAAATATTATGTATGTAGAAAATGGTGGAAAAACATATAATAATGAAGCTATAATAGAACTTATTCAATATGCTCATGATGCAGGTATAGAGTACTTTGCAGTAAATACTATTTCAGATGTATGCTATGAATGTGGATATACAGGAGAAATATCATATAATGAAAAAACTGCAAGCTATAAGTGTCCTCATTGTGGAAATGAAGATGGAATGAAAATGAAAATCCAAAGACGTTGCTGCGGATATATTTCAAATTACAATATAACTCATGCTCTGGAAGGAAGAATGAAAGAAATTAAAAACAGAGCTATACACGTGAAGTAATATGAGGATAATATCAATAGTAAATAACGATCCTATAAATAGTATGACTGGATATACAATGACTCTATATTTTGCTGGATGTTCTCATAAATGTCCTGGATGTTTTTCAATGAATACATGGGATTATAACGCAGGAAAAGAATATTCAATGGATGAAATAAAAGATATCATATTAAAATCAAGATGGAAAAATGTAACATTTTTAGGTGGAGATCCCCTATATTATGAAAACAGAGATGAAGTAATAGAGCTTATACACTTTATAAAAGAAAATACTGATAAAAATGTTTATCTATGGACAGGGTATTTAAAAGAAGAAGTAGAAAAATGGATAGATACTTCCCTTATAGACTACCTTATAGATGGAAAATTTGAAATAGACAAAAAAGATTTAAGGCTGAAACTAAGAGGTTCATCAAATCAAAGAGTATTTCACAATGGAAAACTTATAAATATTTAAATAATAATTAAGAGTGGCTTAATAAAAAATAGGTCACTCTTTTTTTGTTGCTGAAATTTTGAAAAAATTTAATGAAATCTAAGTTATATAACTAGGTTCAAAGGAAAGAATACTATTTTTACAAAAAAGAACTTAATAATAAATACTATTGTATTTTTAATGAGTACAGTTTAAAAAATATATGATTTTTATAAAAAAAATATTAGAAGTGGTATGGTTGAAATTAATCTTTTTTTTATTTGAATTGAACGTATTAAATGGAAGTTTTATAAAAATATAAAAAAATTAAAATCATATTAAAAAGACAAATATAAAACAAACAAACTATCTAAAAAGTACCGAGAAAAGAATAGAAATGAAACTAAGAAATTATGAATTGTTTAAATGAAACATGAAATTTGACTGGTATGATATATTATTGCTATAATTAAAACTAAATAGAATTTAAAAATACAAAATATTTAAAATAAAACAAAAAGAGGTGGAATATGTCTAAAAGTATTTTTGAACAAACAAACAGAACGATTCTGTTTGAAGAGATCAACAGTGAAAAACTGGATTTATTGACTCTTGTGGGAAGCAGCAACAACATAACAAGTTTAGATGATGAAAAAATAAGGGAAATCCATGAACATCTTCTAATAAGAAATTTCAGTGAATTTTTAACAAAATTTGAACCTAAGGTATACAGCTTCTTCAATGCTGCTACTCAAAAGGTAAAATACAGTCTGGAAAAACCAAATGGAATTCCAGATAACTGCATAACTGAGATACCAATAAATATGGAAAATACATTTTTTAAAATGTTAATAACATTATTGGACAGTAAAAAAATTAATGGGAGTAAGAATGTAGACTTTAATTTTAAAGAGATTTTAAATATGCTTTCTCCTAAAAAAGTGATGGATGATATCAAGCAGCTGAGAAAAGAGATAGCTTATCTTCATGACAAGTATGAATCTTTAGAAGAAGAAGACCCTACAAAACTTGAATATGCAGATAAACTAAATATAGCCTTTTCAAAAGCAGGGGAAAGTTACAACAATATTCTTGGGATGCTGCCTCTTGCAATAGAAGATATAAAAACAAGAGTATTGATTGGACAAAGTGAAAATGGTGGAAAAGCAGAAGAGATAAAAATAGGAATGCTTACAATGGATGAGCATGGAGAGCTTAAAATCATTGAGGAAAAATCGAAAAAAAGTACAGCTCTTACAGTGGCATCTAATCAACATAATCAACTTTTAGCACAATACTTTGAAGATGATTTCGAAGAGGTAAACGAAGAGCCGAATGATTATGTAAAAAATCTGGTAGTGAGAACTTTTGTTCCTCTTCCAACAGTAATAGAAGAAATAGATGTAGAGAGAGAAGTTAAAAACTACAATCAATATCTAACTTTCTACAAAGAAGCACAGGAAGATTTTATAAAGACTATAAAACCTCTTATGGAAAAACTTTTGGGAGTAAAAGTATTCTTTGAACAGTATGATAAAGATCTTAATGGAATGAAGCCTTCTTTATTAGTAGTAAACAATAAGATTGAAATGCTTTTAAAAGGTGAAAACAAACAGGCATTAGAACTATACTTAAATACTGTAAACCAGAAAAATGATTTTGAAAATACTATTTGGTATGGAATTATTCCAAGTATAAATCTTGATGAAGTGGATAATGCTAAGAATATCAGACAGAGATTTAAAGGAACAACTAAAGTACAGAAAAAGAGCGTCAATACAAATGAAAATCTTCAAGTGCTTATGTCTATCCTTGCTAAATACAAAGTTGCAAGTTTCTTCAGTGTAATAGGAACAGATGAAACTACATTCAATAATCTGGCAACTACTGGAATAGGTAAGTATGTAGAGAAAACTAAAAACCTTCAGTACAGAGACTTCTCTCAATTCCTTATCCCATGTGTACCTAACTTTACTATAATACCAAAAGAAAAATCAAGTGTTATATTGGATTACAAGCTGAAAGCAGAGGAATCTAATCTGGCAGAATTTGATAAAAATGAATTAGTTAAGTTCTGGATAGAGGGAGTATATATAGAAAGTTCTTATGTAGCAGCAGGAATAACAGCAGCTCAGCAATGTCCGGAATATCTAAGAAAAAGATTTAAGAAAACAGATTTGAGAGAACCGGGAGTAAGAATCAATATAGAAGAAAAAGACAATAGCTTTAAAATAGTAACAAGTATGTCTAAAGAGATAACTGGTTATACTATTGCAACTAAAGACAGCATCAACAGAAACAATTTTGGATTTATATTCTCTTCAGACAATGTTCAGCATGGAGGAAAGCTTATAAACAACATAACAGTATATAAAGCAAGAACTTTGGCTACTAATGAAGACGGGGTATTTGAACCTATGTATAAAACAGTGGCAACTACATATATAGAAAGAGTTTTGAGATTTATCACAACAGATTTCAAAGAGGATAAAATTAAAGATTTCTTTAGTAATAAACCAACAAGTCAGAAAAATAAATGGCTTTCTAATCAGGATTGTGTAAACTCTATACTTCAGCCAGGAGATGATATATCTGTAAATATAGAGGGAGACAACTGTCATCTTCATATTAACTTTAACGGAGATGTAAAAAATCTTACACTTGAAATAACTAAAAATTAGGGGAACCTAATCTAAAATAAAAAGGAGATGATTTTATATGGGATTCAATCTAAAAATCAAAGGGAAAAATGAGGAGATTACTTTAGGAATGGACAATATCACTACAGTGAAATACATTTCTGATACTCCAGATGATTCAAACGCAAGAGCTAGTGACTTAGGGGTTATATTAGAAGTAAATGGAAAAATAATAACTCCTGTAAATGGGGAAGAAGCAGATGATACTAAAAAAATGGCTAAATGGTCATTAATACCTGCTGAAAGCTCAGATGCTTACAGAGAACTTACATTAGAAGTTATCTCAGGAAGCGTAGTAGTTAGAAAGATAGATCTTCCTAATGCTTTCATCCTTGATTATACTGAGGACTATAATGACAAAGGTGGAGTAGGAGAATTTAAAGCTGTCTTCAAACAAAAGAAAGAAAAAATCGAAACTGTAACTATTGAAGGTGGTTACGCAGCTGAAGAATAGTATCAGCTATATTGCAGTTGGAGGAAATCTTTTTCTCCAACTCTTTATTCTTCCAATTAATGAGAATTAGTTGG
Coding sequences within it:
- a CDS encoding GNAT family N-acetyltransferase produces the protein MKYEHTDENDRNFLLLCDELILLFDQIIGDKEKDIDQKRFTKTNNIQDVIIAYEDNLPAGCVSFRKYDAESAEMKRLYVKKIYRKKGIAYTLIKMIEKSAKDKGYKYMVLETGESLEKAMSLYQKMGYTIIDNLGTYGGMGSSLLMKKKL
- a CDS encoding sigma-54 interaction domain-containing protein → MIQRELLENALDNLPYGIYIVDSLGNYIFVNTVYVNMVKIPKEKLLAYNVYNLKKNKEINICITEKVCKLKKRIVMFQDVEIKGHEHYKQIVASSPILDMNGNIACVIALCIPVENINYLYQEAIHNEVRSFIKLPSIESQELKSIIAESPVMKNIINLADTLAPLDTTVMILGESGTGKEVLAKYIHEKSQRASKEMIIINCASLPESLLESELFGYEKGAFTGASSQGKKGLFEAANDSTLFLDEINSLPLALQGKILRAIETKTISRIGSTVTRKVNFRLITAANEDLLKMVHEKRFREDLYYRLNIVPIYLPPLCERKEDILPLVEHFREYYCNSYNKTKIFSKKTLKAILNYNWPGNIRELRNFVERSFIMITGEVIELSNIDPLLFIEQTPPLALNSSNDQFIFQEETEIKDQSLNEYLEECEKKYIQYALEKYGSTYKAAEFLKTSQTMIARKKKKYNL
- the nrdG gene encoding anaerobic ribonucleoside-triphosphate reductase activating protein, with protein sequence MRIISIVNNDPINSMTGYTMTLYFAGCSHKCPGCFSMNTWDYNAGKEYSMDEIKDIILKSRWKNVTFLGGDPLYYENRDEVIELIHFIKENTDKNVYLWTGYLKEEVEKWIDTSLIDYLIDGKFEIDKKDLRLKLRGSSNQRVFHNGKLINI
- the nrdD gene encoding anaerobic ribonucleoside-triphosphate reductase — protein: MHKIEVIKRNGSIVTFNKEKIEKVLEKIDKEVKFIDKVTIKQMMDDIVIKINGHTRMSVEAIQDIVFYTLCTNGLFEQAKAFQTYRTQRAEQRLKEANGVFRHMTDIVDVGDRENSNKNSMLPSVQRDLIAGEYFRYILEKNIDKELWAAHRKKTIHWHDSDVDTKLTNCCLFNIEDMLRNGTRITNADVCQPNSVGTAMNIAMQIMASISASQYGGVSLPNFNEVFAEYAKKNFKKNFMRAYNDKLSTETNISRVTEEDIEKEFGEINSGNEKLAAEKHVEFQIAKERTAKDIYDACQLFEYQTNSILGSASQTPFSTITFNIPTSWESEHIILSYLKVRQTGLGEKHIPAIFPKLSYMVVDGYNFKKGDKYFYITEEVSKCIANTYYPDILFYSKDDYDAGKYYARMGCRSRVNHEYQVDGQYQHYGRFNYGVATLNVPQIALDVLKDERYGGAEGNRLERFLDILEKRKDLMKKAIQTRFENVRHLQAKKAPILFQYGGIARLEPDDSIEELLKTDRASVSYGFLGLDDAVRILSDDKENISTEKGHEMGIAIMEAIRKQADEIKVETGLPVSVYGTPAESSIATFFSKDVENYGDIMPEWLREREYYTNSFHFSSELPIDSFDKIDVEAPFIKYCNGGNIMYVENGGKTYNNEAIIELIQYAHDAGIEYFAVNTISDVCYECGYTGEISYNEKTASYKCPHCGNEDGMKMKIQRRCCGYISNYNITHALEGRMKEIKNRAIHVK
- a CDS encoding radical SAM protein, giving the protein MINSEKVWIGNIYRPPSEAYSIILQVTIGCSHNKCTFCSMYKSKKFSIKPIEKIKSEIEYFRKRVKYAERIFLADGDAMIIPTEMLLEILAYIKKVFPECKRISSYATPKSIELKTNDELRKIRESGISLLYIGLESGDDKVLEKINKGVSSDELTALCKKAKEAGFFLSVTFIAGILGKKDWKDHAVNTGKLISRIEPDYVGILSLMLEEGTEIYTEYLKGEFQEAEGIDILKEIEKMIENINVKAPVIFRANHASNYLNLGGTFPQDKERLISQIKDALDRYDVKDKKYRRL